A region of Diceros bicornis minor isolate mBicDic1 chromosome 31, mDicBic1.mat.cur, whole genome shotgun sequence DNA encodes the following proteins:
- the LOC131395646 gene encoding olfactory receptor 5T2-like, with protein MKNGTEITIFVLKGFTDNFELQVILFFLFLAMYLFTLIGNLGLIVLVIGDSRLHNPMYYFLSVLSSVDACYSSVITPNMLVDFMSKGKVISFLGCATQVFLANTFGTTECFLLAATAYDRYVAIYNPLLYLLSMSSRVYVPLIIVSYLCGILHATLHTVATFSLSFCASNEIKHVFCDIPPLLAISCSDTYTNQLLLFYFAGFIEIVTILTVPISYGFILVVILRMHSAERRRKAFSTCGSHLTGVSIFHGTLLLMYVRPSSSYTFDHDMIVSIFYTIVIPMLNPVIYSLRNKDVKEAMEKLFRKKIVYQ; from the coding sequence ATGAAGAATGGCACTGAAATTACTATATTTGTACTGAAGGGCTTTACAGACAATTTTGAATTGCAGGTCATCTTATTCTTCCTATTTCTAGCAATGTACCTGTTTACTCTGATAGGAAATTTGGGACTAATTGTGTTGGTTATTGGGGATTCCCGGCTCCACAACCCCATGTACTATTTTCTGAGTGTGTTATCATCTGTGGATGCCTGCTATTCTTCAGTAATTACTCCAAATATGTTAGTAGACTTTATGTCAAAGGGTAAAGTCATTTCATTCCTTGGATGTGCAACACAGGTGTTTCTCGCTAATACTTTTGGGACCACAGAATGCTTTCTCCTGGCTGCAACGGCGTATGATCGCTATGTGGCAATCTACAACCCTCTCCTGTATTTACTTAGCATGTCATCCAGAGTCTATGTGCCACTCATCATTGTTTCCTATCTTTGTGGCATCTTGCATGCTACTTTACACACAGTGGCTACTTTTAGTCTATCCTTCTGTGCATCCAATGAAATTAAACACGTCTTTTGTGACATCCCTCCTCTCCTCGCTATTTCTTGTTCTGACACTTACACAAACCAGCTTCTACTCTTTTACTTCGCGGGCTTTATTGAGATAGTCACTATCCTGACTGTCCCCATCTCCTATGGCTTCATTCTGGTGGTGATTCTGAGGATGCATTCTgctgaaaggagaagaaaagcctTTTCTACATGTGGCTCTCACCTAACTGGAGTGTCAATTTTTCATGGTACACTTCTCTTAATGTATGTGAGACCAAGTTCCAGCTACACTTTTGATCATGACATGATAGTGTCAATATTTTACACCATTGTTATTCCCATGCTGAATCCTGTCATCTATAGTTTGAGGAACAAAGATGTAAAAGAGGCAATGGAAAAattgtttaggaaaaaaatagtttatcAATAA
- the LOC131395648 gene encoding olfactory receptor 8K3-like — MAWMDKHNHTVLKEFILMGITDRPELQAPLFVIFLIIYIISVVGNSSMVILTKMDSRLQTPMYFFLRHLAFIDLGYSTAVGPKMLVNFVVNQNTIPYNWCATQLAFFILFIISELFILSAMSYDRYVAICNPLLYTVIMPQRVCWVLVAVSYVYSAFISLITTIKIFISSFCGYNVISHFYCDSLPLLSLLCSSTREIELIILIFSAFNLVSSLLTVLVSYILILKAILRMNSAEGRHKAFSTCGSHLTVVVVLYVTLSFMYVQPKSSHCFDTDKMASVFYTLVIPMLNPMIYSLRNKEVKGTFHRIWKNL, encoded by the coding sequence ATGGCCTGGATGGACAAACACAATCACACAGTGTTGAAAGAATTCATTCTAATGGGAATCACAGACCGCCCTGAGCTGCAGGCTCCATTATTTGTGATCTTCCTCATCATCTACATCATCTCAGTGGTGGGCAACTCGAGCATGGTCATCCTCACCAAGATGGACTCCAGGCTACAAACCCCCATGTACTTTTTTCTCAGACATCTGGCTTTCATTGATCTTGGTTATTCAACAGCTGTGGGACCCAAAATGTTGGTAAATTTTGTAGTTAATCAAAATACAATCCCCTATAATTGGTGTGCTACACAGCTAGctttcttcattttgttcatcattaGTGAACTTTTCATTCTGTCAGCAATgtcctatgaccgctatgtggccatctgtaacCCTCTGCTCTACACAGTCATCATGCCACAAAGGGTATGCTGGGTGCTGGTAGCAGTCTCGTATGTCTACAGTGCCTTTATCTCTCTGATAACCAccataaagatttttatttcctccttctgtGGCTATAATGTCATTAGTCATTTCTACTGCGACAGTCTTCCCTTGTTAAGTTTGCTGTGCTCAAGCACACGTGAAATTGAGTTGATAATATTGATCTTCTCAGCATTTAATTTGGTTTCATCTCTTCTGACAGTCCTTGTGTCCTACATCCTGATCCTTAAGGCCATCCTCAGGATGAACTCTGCAGAGGGCAGGCacaaggccttctccacctgtgggTCTCACCTGACAGTGGTAGTTGTATTATATGTGACTCTATCCTTTATGTATGTGCAGCCCAAGTCCAGTCATTGCTTTGATACTGATAAAATGGCCTCTGTATTTTACACTTTGGTAATACCCATGCTGAATCCCATGATCTACAGCTTGAGGAACAAAGAGGTAAAAGGTACCTTTCATAGGATATGGAAAAATCTGTGA